Below is a genomic region from Triticum dicoccoides isolate Atlit2015 ecotype Zavitan chromosome 5A, WEW_v2.0, whole genome shotgun sequence.
gtttcacctccatcaagagggcccgaacctgggtaaaacatcatgtcccctgcctcctattaccatccgccttagacgcacagttcgggaccccctacccgagatccgccggttttgacaccgacaccgtcgatgtcatcggagccgtaatcgagcatgtcagttaagtctttgatagtggctataaagtgggtggcgggtggggagcgaaattccctgtcatcagcttctagttcgaatcggatatagttcggctgtgagtcccccgccaaggacaggttctttaatgagcttaacacatcgcccaagggtgagtgctagaagatgtctgtggcgctgaactcgaagatcgataaacgatcaagttcagcatccgtggactcacatggttcggaacttacacCCAGAGACGAGTCCGGGGTTCCGGTGACACAAATATTATGTGAgtttaagtccatgtgcggctccaacgccggggaATCTGTGGCCGCCGTGGTGGGGTTGAACCTCCAATCCTTAGATGGCATCGTATGCTTTGGATCTAAGGCAAGAGCagttacaggagctatctcctgaatgtggtccgatgacagatttaggtcatgttcatcgaggtgacgaggagcgatcgccgcggtctcgaatccagcgaagatcaaatctccacggatgttcGTGACATAGTTCAAGCAcccaaatctgacatgatggccatGGGCATAGCTaccgatatgctccagatggccaaatgagttggctcgtagtgcaaagccgccgaacacgaaaatatgtccggggaggaaggtttctccttggacagcgtcattgttgacgattgaaggggccatcgaaccttttgaggatgggacaatggaactctcaatgaaagcactaatgtcggtgtcaaaaccgtcggatctcgggtagggggtcccgaactgtgcgtctaaggtcaatggtaataggagacaggggacacgatgtttacccaggttcgggccctcactatggaggtaataccctacgtcctgcttgattgatcttgatgaatatgagtattacaagagttgatctaccacgagatcgtaatgggtaaaccctagaagtctagcctgtatgactatgataatgaatctcctcctctccggactaagtcctccggtttatatagacactgagaggatctagggttacataggctctgttacaaagaaaggaatctacatatttgatcgccaagcttgccttccatgccaaggtgagtcctatccagacacaagtgcagtcttcggtcttcgtatcttcacagcccatcagtccgacccatggctaacaggccggatgcccgaggaccccttagtccaagactccctcacccgccGCTCGCGCATCCCCCTCACACTCGCCGCTCGCAACCAGCGCACCTGCCGCTCGCGCACATACTCGCCGCCGGCACCGCGCTCGCAGCCGGAGCCCCATCTCCCTGCCCCTTCTCTCGCATCCACTTTCGCAAGGGCGACAGTGGCCAGCGGCGGCGGCCAGATTTGGCGTTAGATCCATCGGCCCCATCTCCCTGCCTCGTCTCTTCAATCACTCTTCCTCTCTCCGAATCTGAAAAAACAGAGCGTACCTCAGCGACGGCGAGCTCAGGGCAGTGGCGCGGGCGTCCTCCTCGTCTCCAATTGCTCTAGATCAGCGCGGGAGCGAGCTTGCAAAGGGGCAGCTCTGGTTTGGACGTCCTCGCTCGGTCGTCTAAATATGGACAATGCGTAGCGATTCTGATGGATGTCTAAAATTTGGGGAATTTGATTATTTGCCACAACTTTCTTTGCTCTTTGATAATTTGCCATACCTTACTTTGCAATTGATCTAGTGGCACCAGCTACATGAAACTTTGCCTTTTGCCCTCTGTCAACTGGGTCCCACAAGCAAAGTCGAAAATACCCCTCTCCCACGATTGACCACAAACTAGAGAGCTCGTTCTGGTTCGCTCACCCTTGTTCCCTTTCCTCTCGCCCGCAAGAAcaaggggaaggcggcggcggcgacttgcgCAGGGGGCCCTCAACGACGCTGGTCCTGGTGGTCCTCAGCGGCAGCTGGATCTCGGATCTGAAGGTGAGGCCTTCTCTCCCGCTACTATCCTCCGCCCCCTCTGTCCCGTCCCTAGGGTTAGGCGCCTCGGGCTCGATCTTGGCCACCACCCGCCCGCCGCCGGTCGCCACCCCCGCCCGCCGCCAGTCGGTCGCCGCCCTCCCCTAGCGCTGCTTTTGCTACTGCTCTCAATTCTGAACAGTGATGCTTGTTGTTGTTGCTCTTTTACTGCTATTTCAGTCTGGCTCTACTGTTGCTTGTATTTTTACTGCTATTTTAGTGTTGCTTGCTACTAGAGATCTTATTGTTCTTCGATTGATTGTTGATGGTAGACCACAAATTTATGATGAACTAGGTAAGGGCTGAACCGAAGATGGGTGACGGGTTTATGGCAGACGACTTCAACCTTGAGACTTTGTTCTCAACCAAGCCGAGGTGAGAAAGCAAAGTATCTCCTGACTCTTCTATTGTTCATTGTTGAACACGACACACTAATTCCCTAGTATGTTTCTCCTTGTTGCTTATTGTCAAGTAGGACGCCTCCACCACCCAATATTTTCACAATAACCATTAGAGTTGCTCCTTATGTCGTCAAGCTTGACGATGGAAGTGAGGAACATGTTGAAAGGCATGATGTTGTTTTTTGACATAAACATATCAAAATGGGTTAATTTCAATGCTATTGTGGCACAACATATCAAAATGGGGCCACACCAGGAGCTAAAGTTATTTGCTTATGACCGTGTCTTgaaaacaattgatccaatgggcaATGGTCAGCAACTGGTGATGCACTTGATGAGTGATCAATGGGACTGGGAGGCAAAGAAATCATTTTATATGCTAATGTGGTAACATTGGAGAAACCTAATGCAAAGAAATCTGGAAAAAAGAGCTCCCGCTCCCAAAAAGCTAGCTGCCCCAAAAACCACCAGCTCCTAAAAAGCCAGCTGCCCCCCAAAAGCCAAGTGCTCCTAGAAAACCCCAAAACCCACCAGCTTCCAAAAAGCCAAGTGCTGCTAGTAAGAAGGAAGCAACAAACACTTCTGTAGAATGCAGTGCTAGCTCATCTATGGTTATTGACAATTCAAACTTGTCAGCTTTTGAGTTGGCACAGACAATGGGGAGTCAGTATAGAGTTTTTCCAGATGATATGGAGTTTTCATCGGATGATGTTGACCACCCAGCCACAATGCAATCTCAAAGTGTTTGTGATGTGGCTAATAGTAGTGAGAGATGTGAGTCCTCTGTGCTTACTTAGGAAGAACCAACATAGATTGGAGCTTGATTGAGATAGCTCCTCCCATATCTGATGACAATATGCGCGATCCTCTTGGTATCAACAATGTCGACATTCTCATAACTGAAGATAATATGTGCGATATTATTGGTATCAACGATAGGGCGGTTCCCGAGCCACCAGCTTCTCCACCGGGTGAGGAAGTTTACATGACCGATGAGGAGGATCATTAGCTTTTCATTGAGGCTGCCATTCCTGTTGATGATAGTGTGCCACCAGATGAGGAGATTGCATATGACAAAGAGAACCCGTAAATGTATCTTGGTGCTTTGTTTCCTTCAATGAAATATTTTAGGATGGCTATCAGACAATATGCAATTAAAAGGAGATTGACATTTGGGGATATAAGACTGATAAGAAAAGATATCTTGGCAAATGTAGAGCCAAGGGTTGTCCATGGAGGATTATAGCTAGACTAAGGACTGATGGACAAAGCATAAGGGTACTAACGTTTGTAGACCATATCTTAGTATAGACTGACGGTATTGTTCTCTTTAACCGATTCTTTATGGCTCTTATACCATGCATTGATGGTTTTAAAGCTGGTTGTAGACCATATCTTAGTATAGATTCAACTGCACTCACCGGTAAATGGAGAGGTCACTTAGCAGCTTGTACGTCATTAGATGGGCATAATTGGATGTAACCTGTAGCATTTGCATTCATTGATGGTGAAACCGATGAAAATTGGACATGGTTCATGTCACAACTAAACATGGCATTAGGTCTTGTTTCCCCTCTAGCTATATGCACAAATGCATGTAAAGGTTTGGAGAATGCAGTCAAAAAAATATTCCCTCATGCAGATCAAAGAGAGTGTTTTAGGCATCTCATGGCTAACTTCTCTAAAAAGTTCCAAGGAGATGTGTTTGGCAGAATGTGGCCAGCTGCTAGGGCATATCGGCCACAAGTTTCTAACTACCACATGAATAAAATCCTAGCATAAGCACCCGATGTGAATGAATATCTCTCAAGGTACCATAGCTTAAAATGGATGATATGCATGTTTGACCCCTCAATTAAATGTGATTACATCAATAATAACCTTGCTGAGTCTTTTAATGGTTGGATTAAAGATTACAAAGAGTTGCCACCTGATGAGCTAGCTGACACTCTTAGAGAGCTAGTCATGAAACTTTGTGAGAGAAGAAGAAAGATTGGAATGAAATTGAAAGGAAAAATTATTCCAGCCATCATCCAAAAGATTCATAATAGGACAAGGGGACTTAAACATTTGAAAGTTGGGAAATCTAGAGTTGCAAGTTGTGAGGTGAGGGACACAAGTAAATACAACTTGCGACATGTTGTGAAAACTGACCAAAGCGAGTGCATGTGCTTGGAGTGGCAGCACACAGGGAAGCCTTGTGAGCATGCACTTCCTTTCTTGCTGGATAGAAGAAACCCCAAATGGGAGGATTATGTGCATGACTATTTCTCTCCCGAGAAGTTTCGGGCAGCATATGCTGGAGAGGTTGAGCCATTGACAGATAGGTCCCAATGGCCACATGTACAATTTCCATTTGACATGGAGGCTCCATTAGACAAGAAAAGAGGTGTTGGAAGGCCTAGAAAAAACAGGTACAAGAGCTTCCTCGAAGGTGGAGATGGTGGTCCTAAAAAGAAGAAAGAGCCAAAACAGCTAGGCAGCAAGAATAGATGCAAAAGATGCCACATTTTAGGCCATAGGCAGTCCACATGTCCGTTGAATGGACCAAGGCCAAGGTACACGTAATGATCTATGTTTATTTCATCACTTGTAATGATCAATGTTTATTTCATCGCTTATTTTACTGTGTACTAACTTGTTTatgtgcaggaaaagaaagaagagaGCACCAAGATATCCAGCTGATGATGATGACTCGGCACCGGAATCTGAAGTGGCAGCCCAACAACCTAAAGTTGTTGTCACTCCCAATAGGCACATGATCACTATGCCACACAGTCTTCAAGGCAACCCCATTCCAGTGACAAGAAGGTAACACATCCACATATTATAGTAATATCTAATTTTCCTTGCAATTCTTACTTTTCTCAATACATCCAGGATGTTGGCTACGGCGTTGGCTAATAAGGCAACACATGTAGCACCACAACTTGAAGTTGTTGTCACTCCCAATACACACATGATCACTATGCCACATAGTCTTTAAGGCAGTCCCAATCCTATGACAAGAAGGATGTTGGCTATGGCATTGGCTGATGAGGCGTCGCAGCAAACTACCTCAACCGTGGAGGACACCATGATTGCATATGACATGGTCTCAAGCTCAAAAGCTAGAAAGTTGACCCCAAAGAGAAGGAAGTACTAGTGTTGTGTTTGATCTTCTCTATGCTTTTGGTTGTAATATCTATGGCAGCGTGCTTTTGGTTGTAACATGGCAGCAACTATTGCCTTATGCTTTTGGTTGTAATCGTGGCAGCAACTATTGCCTTGTGGTAGATGAGATATAGATATGATGGATGGACATGTTAAATGCTCTCTCTTGCTATGTTCTCTTCATATTGTGTCATGGTATATGAATATGTCCATCTGCAAATATATGTTTGAATTTGGATATTATGTGCAAAAATTTGCTGAAAAGCCAAAAAAAAGTCAAAATGCTATCCAAATTGAGCCGGATTTCTGCCAAAATTTTGACTTTTTTCGAACCACccagaaaaatttgaaaaaaatccatAAAAACAAACATATAAGTGCGCCTAATTCGAGAAAGTTTCATCAAATTTGGATCAACGGTTCAACGGTTCCATGCATTTCAATTACAGTTTAACTAGTTTGACCAAATTTTGACCGACATTTGAAAGTTGTCAGAATAATTTCAAAAAATTACGGAAAATTGTTCATATATGCGTGACTAATCTGGGAAAGTTTCATCCAAGTCGGATGAACAGTTCAACGGTTGCATGCATTTCAACTAATCTAAGCAATTTTTGACCAAAATTTGACGAGGAACAGCAAGGGAAGAAGAGACTGTACTAGTTGGGGCAGTGGTGGCTGGGTATGAGGTGCAGGAGGGGGCAGCGGCAGCAGGGCAGCAAGGCCGACGAGGAGCAGCAAGGGCCAGCGAGGAGCAGCAAGGCAAGGGCCGGCGTGGAGCAGTACAAACGTGCAGGAGAGAGGAGGGTAGCACGAGTTCAATCCTTCCTGTGTGTTATGTTTGGGTCAAACAGGTACAAGGGCATAATAGTCCTCTATTTTGTTCACTTATGCTGTCTATTATTTATAAACTTTGTTTTTGTGTTGAAAAGTGGTAAAAGATCAAAGTCTAAACAAAAAAGTGTCACTAGATCAATTACAAAATAACGGATGGCAAATTATCAAAGTCCAAAGAAAGAGGTGACAAATTATCAACCCCCCCTTAAAATTTAGAACAGGACATACAGCCACTAGACACATATTTTGGCCTctgagagcaactccaacgggccgacccaaacggacggcgcttttgtccgctttttgtccgttcgggtcggccgcccgcccggcgtCCGTCCTCTTTTAGATTTGGATCGGCAGGGCGCCCAACGCTTTGACCCATTTCATGACTGTGCGCGCTGGTTTTGGCACTCCAGCGCGCGGGAAAGGTTCGCATGCTGGTTTTGGCGCGGCCGGCGCTCGTTATTAAGAAGGCGCTCCCTCCACACTCTGTCCGGCGCCCACTCGTCTTGCCCCCTCTTACTAGCCTCGCCGCCTTTGCGCCACCATGTCGATGCGCCACCTGGGCGCTTCGGATTTtcgcggagtccgcgagcgccgctCCGCGCCTTCTCCTCTGACATCTGGTTTGGCGAGAAACGCCCCATTCTCGGCACCTTCAACACCGCAGAGGAGGCAGCTCgcacgtacgacgcggcggcgtggcaccTCCTGCGGCCTCATCGGGAGATGAATTTTCCCGACGTGTCGACGAGCCAACGGGCGCAGGATCTCACGCCTCTCCCACGGCTTTTCACCGATGAGGATCGTTGTGACCACCGGAGGCGGCAAcgtcgcctcgccatcgccgagatggacgtggAAGGCATGACGGTGTGGTGTGAACGCTTCCCACAGGACATCGTTGACGAGCGCTAGTTCTACAAGGAAAGGAGGACGGACAGGGAGTCGAGGAGGACGGAGCGAGCCAcctatcgggaggacaagcgtGCGCGGAAGCAGACCGCTCAATTGAACATGAAGCTAGGAAAAGCGTCGTCCTGAGAAAAAATGGTCGGCGGCGTCGGCGACGAAGCAGGCGGGCGAGGGTGTGCTGTTGGATGGGGagaggccaatgtgccaccgaccagcgaGCCCGGGGAGGAGAGAGGGCGAGCGCGCGCATCCGTCTTgtatccgcgccgacgcaaatccggctcaaaaatagGCCGGGAATAGGTCGGGAGGTGAACgaaagcggacgcgcgtccgtttgggtcggcatgttgggccgacttttctgtccgcgtcgacccaaacggacggcgacgGACGAAATGGATCGCCTCATTAGAGTTGTTCTGATGGTCTATATTTGACTTAGACTATGAGATACACGGAACATGCCTAGCAGGATTCGAGGTCTCCCACCTTGCCACATGAGCCCGGAGGCAAGCGAACCAACGAGATCGCAACAACCGCTCAAACCCTAGTTGGCATTTGTCTTCCACTTATCTCCAAGGTTTCTAGTCTGGCAACATTACACATGTGAAGTGTTATAAATAGATTATGCCTAAGCTTCTAGAACTATGTTCAGGCCCTACTTCATTTTTGTCAATGGATCATATGAAGGTGGACTCGATGGTGACCTCGTGTGAGGGACAAGCTTCGCATTTGTCATGTCAGCAACTTGAGGTGAACTCGCCTGGGCGCTCGTATGTGGCCTGGTGCCCACTTCTGCCCCGCCGGAGCATCATCATGGTGCCCTCTTTGTAAAAGATCTTTATGACGTGCTCGCCAGCTTGGAGGCTTCTAGCCCTGGATTTGGAAGGGTGGTTGCTTACCTCCTTACAGGGTCGGCAATCAAGGACAAAAGCAAAGAACGCAAGTGATTGCCCTCGGACCAGTATCCCGAAGGAGAAGTCACTCAAAGTGCAAGGGAAAACAGAGTGATTGTCATAGGATATGCGTCCGCAACTGCTTGATGCATGGAAGATCTCGGTCCCTCGGCTCGTCCTCGAGGTTGCATTCGTTATTGTGGTTTTGCTGTTGCACATTTCCTTTTGTTGACGTGTTCTCATCAGCGCCATGTTGCGTTGTACAAGTGTCTGAAATTGCGATGTTGTGTGTTTGAAGAGTTtgatgggatgtgtgtgtgcggtCGTGGGATTTCACACCTTGTGAGTAGTCCACTTATGGTTTGATTGTATGGGCTGTCGCATGATTTGTCATAAATTAATTTGACAATCTTCTAAATAATTAATCGAAGAGGCGAAACCTTTTTTTTGCGAGGGGAagaggcaaaacttttgcctccaTTTGAAACAGTTATAATATATGAAGAGGAAGTTGCACCGAGATACAATTTTTGGGGCTCTTTCCTCTAGACAAAGAATGCATTGCACGTAGTTAATAAAAGTTTGCATTGCACGTCTTTGTTTGCTAGGAttcttcttttgaacggctttttttaGGGAATTCTTTTGAACGTATGCTAGTTGGTACAAAGCCTGCTGGGCCAAAGCTTATTTTAGGTATGAAACCGAAAGAGTTTGATAGTGAGCAGAGCTGTTACGCACCGAGGGAGACTAGACTGAGAAATCGATGAACCATACAGCTTCCAGCAGGAAGATCTTGTAATCTCCAGCAACATAAAGAACAAGGACGTCGGGGCCAAAACATCAATACTACCGAACTGACCCACACGTAAGTATATACCGTAAGTCGTCCTATATAAGTACATGTGCCTTGTGCACTTCTCTCTACAGTTTCGAGCAGAGCACAACCCTTTCTGTATTCTCCTGCACCTTGTATAGGAAGCTTGGAGCTTAGATTTCACAGAGAGAACGAAGGAGTACGTAGATGGCGACTTTCGGGAGAAGTGCAATTCTTGTTGCACTGTTGTACATGTGCTTTGTTGTGACCCATGCATGCGACGGTATGTGTTTGATTAAGTTCCCTGACCAAGTTCCCTCCTAATCAAGCGCTGTTGTATAATGCTAGTTGATTTATAATTGTGGGCATGTGACTCTGGCACACGTTTGTCTACCCTTCTTCACATCTGCCAGTTATCTAGTATGTTAGAAGAATAAAACCTGTATGTAAAGGTCCCATCTCTATTTCTGGTTTCTTATCAGTCAGTACTCAGTACTCTTCACTCTTTTCCTATTTCTCTTGAAATGGAATATCTGGGCTTTAAAGTGAAAAAGGCATGCAATCTTTCACTAAAGAAAATACTCCAGTATTATTCAGATTATAATCATTTCACTACATGAACGGTATACACCAAAGAATGACGGCAAACGGGAACTAAAATAGATGCGGGGTTGTTTCATCTTGTCAGCAAAACAACATCTTGTACAATCTGATTTCAAAAAAAAACATCTTGTACAATCTTGCCATCTTCATCTTCCTATTGCTACTTGCACAAAGTTTCATCTTGATGTATGATTTCTTATCTATATTTTCTTACTCAAAGGAAACGGCGTGAGATTCGGATACAGTGGGAGAACTGGCCCCGAGCATTGGGGGAGCTTAAGTCCTAATTTCACAGTTTGCTCAAAAGGAATCTACCAGTCTCCAATTGACATCGTGAGAGATGGTGCCTTACACAACCCAGGAATGGAGCCCTTAGAGAGGGATTATACTTCTACAAATGCTTCAATGGTTGACAACGTCTTCAACATTGCGGTTTGCTCCGAGCCTCTCAACCAAATGGTTCTTTATATCAATGAACATAAAATGTTCACATACAAGCACGACGATACCTGATTTAGCTTATCTTTATTTTGTTTGTCTTACAGTAATTTGCTTCGTTTGCGAGTTCTTTTTTCCTGGATCGGCTTTTCTAGCTTTGGTTTCCTTTGATGTTTTGGTTGTATAACTTCATTAACTTGTGCCATCGGTGTAGTGTAATAAAATACACGCATTGTGAAAAAAAAGTCCATCATATTGTGGTCTTCTACATAATGTACCAGTGACTATTACAACATGTTCATGAAAACATGTGTTCTGCTACGTACACGTAATCTCCTAGTTTAAAGTAATGTGTATTATGAAATCATTGTGCCAACTGATTGATGTAGCTGCGATACAATGACACTGTTGGGACTGTCAAGGTGGATGGGAAGAAGTACAAATTGAAGCAATTGCATTGGCACTCCCCCTCAGAACATACCATCAATGGCCAAAGGTTCACATGTACGCTTTTGAGATTTGGGAAGCATTCAATTTCCCTTGTACTAACTATGTGCACCACTCTCTTACCCTGGTAGATTTGCGGTAGAGCTCCACATGGTTCACTCCACCGATGATGGTGACATTACTGTTGTGTCAATCCTTTATCGTTACGGAAAACCAGATCCTTTCCTTCACCAGGTAAATCGCCGTGATAAGAAAAGGGGAATGTGTTGCTACTATATGTATTATCACTGCCGCATTGTAGAACACTACACGGTGTATATCACTGAGATATGAAATGGTTAGTAGCTGTTAGTTAGTCAGTTGAGTAGTTTATATACATTTAATACAAAGCTCTGTTTTATATGAATAGTCGGGAGACATTGACCTGTTTCAAGAAA
It encodes:
- the LOC119297582 gene encoding alpha carbonic anhydrase 1, chloroplastic-like, whose translation is MATFGRSAILVALLYMCFVVTHACDGNGVRFGYSGRTGPEHWGSLSPNFTVCSKGIYQSPIDIVRDGALHNPGMEPLERDYTSTNASMVDNVFNIALRYNDTVGTVKVDGKKYKLKQLHWHSPSEHTINGQRFAVELHMVHSTDDGDITVVSILYRYGKPDPFLHQIKDKLAELSAEGCKAEKGDPLPVGVVNMRELMQGAHRYFRYVGSLTAPPCTENVIWNILGEIKEMTKEQAATLMAPLKGSYKHNYRPLQSLNGRAVQLYDRSRNVQNVL